The Rhinoderma darwinii isolate aRhiDar2 chromosome 11, aRhiDar2.hap1, whole genome shotgun sequence genome window below encodes:
- the LOC142663343 gene encoding uncharacterized protein LOC142663343, which yields MIKNTLEKCLMLSSDCNIDNDKPAHNSPGHYPISHNITDSHNGRIAHGSGDKYQCSECGKCFTQNGSLNVHKRIHTGEKPFSCSECGKLFMRKSDLVRHYRVHTGEKPFVCSVCGKCFSQKSKLVSHQRTHTGEILFPCPECGRCFTNRAILATHLKFHSGENPFQCSDCGTCFQYKSYLVKHQIIHTKTKPFSCSECGKYLTNKGALIYHLRTHTGEKPFSCSECGRCFTSKGHLVTHKRTHTGEKPFSCAKCGKRFARKADMAIHQIMHSIEEPFSCSN from the coding sequence ATGATCAAGAATACACTGGAGAAATGTCTCATGTTGTCTTCTGATTGTAACATAGACAATGACAAGCCCGCACACAATTCTCCAGGACATTACCCCATTTCTCACAATATAACAGACTCCCATAATGGTAGAATAGCCCATGGAAGTGGTGACAAGTATCAGTGCTCTGAATGCGGGAAATGTTTTACCCAAAACGGGTCTCTTAACGTCCATAAAAGAatccacacaggggagaaaccctTCTCTTGTTCAGAATGCGGAAAATTGTTTATGCGTAAATCTGACCTGGTTAGACATTACCGAGTTCACACTGGAGAAAAGCCCTTTGTATGTTCAGTGTGTGGGAAGTGTTTCAGTCAAAAGTCAAAGCTTGTAAGTCATCAACGTACCCACACGGGCGAAATCCTCTTCCCATGTCCCGagtgtggaagatgttttacaaaTCGAGCTATACTTGCAACACATCTGAAATTTCACTCAGGAGAGAACCCATTTCAGTGTTCCGATTGTGGGACGTGTTTTCAGTACAAATCGTATCTTGTTAAACATCAAATAATTCACACGAAGACAAAACCCTTTTCTTGTTCGGAGTGTGGAAAATATTTAACCAACAAGGGCGCCCTCATCTATCACTTGAGGAcacacacaggggagaaaccttTCTCCTGTTCTGAATGTGGGCGATGTTTTACAAGTAAAGGACACCTTGTCACTCATAAGCGGacccacacaggggagaagccattttcatgtgcaAAATGTGGGAAACGTTTTGCCCGTAAGGCAGACATGGCGATACATCAAATCATGCACTCAATCGAGGAGCCGTTTTCATGCTCCAACTGA